The Megalops cyprinoides isolate fMegCyp1 chromosome 9, fMegCyp1.pri, whole genome shotgun sequence genome has a window encoding:
- the LOC118783665 gene encoding P2Y purinoceptor 13-like: MNSSQANLTKCVRDTSITSVVFPCLYSVLFLVALVLNCLAAWIFFQIPSRSTFVVYLKNVVVADLLMTFSVLVKVLSDAGVGSWRLKAFYCRYSAVLFYTTMYISILLLGLISLDRYLKIVRPFGKCFLQRVGFGQGLSASMWVIMCSLALPNVVLSDREPTPSPKLRCSSLKGPAGLQWHEGFNYFCQVVFWGTLALMVVCYTFISRKVYESYQASRSRSRAATRRTKAKVFIVVAVFFICFAPFHFARVPYTLTQTRNINPCQVQNQLYIAKEATLWLSATNICFDPFIYIFLCRMFRRKLTATLRRKSLPLGGPESPTETSTRIEMSNIVHSRHLTTEEEIQRAADISPQSKQAE, from the coding sequence ATGAATTCAAGCCAGGCAAACCTGACCAAGTGCGTTCGGGACACGAGCATCACGTCAGTGGTCTTCCCCTGCCTCTACAGCGTCCTCTTCCTGGTGGCCCTGGTGCTCAACTGCCTGGCCGCCTGGATCTTCTTCCAGATCCCCAGCAGGTCCACGTTCGTGGTGTACCTGAAGAATGTGGTGGTGGCTGATCTTCTCATGACGTTCAGCGTGCTGGTGAAGGTGCTGAGCGACGCGGGCGTGGGCTCCTGGCGGCTCAAGGCCTTCTACTGCCGCTACTCCGCTGTGCTGTTCTACACCACCATGTATATCAGCATCCTGCTGCTGGGCCTCATCAGCCTGGACCGCTACCTGAAGATTGTTCGCCCCTTCGGGAAGTGCTTCCTGCAGAGGGTCGGCTTCGGGCAGGGCCTGAGCGCCTCCATGTGGGTCATCATGTGCTCCTTGGCCCTGCCAAATGTGGTTCTGAGTGACCGGGAGCCTACTCCATCCCCAAAGCTGAGGTGCAGCTCCCTGAAGGGCCCGGCAGGACTGCAGTGGCACGAGGGGTTCAACTATTTCTGCCAGGTGGTGTTCTGGGGTACACTGGCACTGATGGTGGTATGCTACACGTTCATCAGCAGGAAGGTGTACGAGTCCTACCAAGCCTCTCGCAGCAGATCCAGAGCTGCCACCAGGCGGACAAAGGCCAAGGTGTTCATTGTGGTGGCCGTGTTTTTCATCTGCTTTGCCCCTTTCCACTTTGCCCGTGTGCCCTACACGCTCACCCAGACACGCAACATCAACCCCTGTCAGGTGCAAAACCAGCTCTACATCGCCAAGGAGGCTACACTCTGGCTGTCAGCCACCAACATCTGCTTTGACCCATTCATCTACATCTTCCTGTGCAGGATGTTCCGCAGGAAGTTGACTGCCACCCTGAGACGTAAGTCTCTCCCTCTGGGTGGGCCGGAGTCCCCCACAGAGACCTCCACTCGAATAGAGATGTCTAACATAGTGCATAGCAGGCATCtcaccacagaagaagaaattCAAAGAGCAGCAGACATTTCTCCACAGAGCAAACAAGCAGAATAG
- the LOC118783317 gene encoding G-protein coupled receptor 87-like isoform X1, whose translation MASCEETNKTNMSFNMTVEVSSSNRTSQETMVFTVVFPALYSILFMAGLVLNSLAAWIFFQIRSRSSFILYLKNITVADLLMTLTFPLSVVTEARLGPWWLDTWVCRYSAVLFYTSMYVSILFLGLISLDRYLKIVRPFGDSCFYSYTFTRVLSAGVWMGMAALSLPNVILTNGTPKQQHANNCTGMKSKLGLQWHAAISYINICIFAIVLVTLVASYISIYRHVHRSNAQFVSSAESKRSRPGQNISVVLVVFFVCFVPYHLWRIPFTLSQIDKHFSRTGEEVLMYGKKATLFLSACNVCLDPVIYFLMCKSFTRRLKAQLGIIRTSTFSDSGSQTMRTQVRRFREYAPTDS comes from the exons ATGGCTTCCTgtgaagaaacaaacaagacGA ACATGAGCTTTAACATGACCGTGGAGGTAAGCTCAAGCAACCGCACATCACAGGAGACCATGGTGTTCACAGTGGTCTTCCCTGCCCTGTACTCCATTCTCTTCATGGCGGGACTGGTGCTGAACTCCCTGGCTGCCTGGATCTTCTTCCAGATCCGCTCTCGCAGTAGCTTCATCCTCTACCTCAAGAACATCACAGTGGCCGACCTGCTAATGACACTGACCTTTCCACTGTCGGTGGTCACCGAGGCCAGGCTGGGGCCCTGGTGGCTGGACACCTGGGTTTGCCGCTACTCTGCCGTGCTCTTCTACACCAGCATGTATGTCAGCATCCTGTTCCTCGGCCTCATCAGCCTGGACCGCTACCTGAAGATCGTGCGGCCCTTCGGAGACTCCTGCTTCTACAGCTACACCTTCACCCGGGTGCTCTCGGCAGGAGTCTGGATGGGCATGGCAGCCCTCTCGCTGCCCAACGTTATCCTGACTAACGGCACTCCCAAGCAGCAGCACGCCAACAACTGTACTGGCATGAAGAGCAAGCTGGGCCTGCAGTGGCACGCTGCCATCTCGTACATCAACATCTGCATCTTTGCCATAGTGCTGGTCACCCTGGTGGCCAGCTACATCTCCATCTACCGGCACGTCCACCGCTCCAACGCCCAGTTCGTCAGCTCGGCCGAGAGCAAGCGCTCGCGGCCCGGCCAGAACATCtcggtggtgctggtggtgttcTTCGTGTGCTTCGTACCCTACCACCTGTGGAGGATCCCCTTCACTCTGAGCCAGATAGACAAGCACTTCAGTCGGACGGGGGAAGAGGTGCTGATGTACGGGAAGAAAGCCACGCTCTTCCTGTCCGCCTGCAACGTCTGCCTGGACCCTGTCATCTACTTCCTCATGTGCAAGTCTTTCACCCGCCGGCTCAAGGCGCAGCTGGGTATCATTCGCACCTCCACCTTCAGTGACTCCGGCTCACAAACCATGAGGACACAGGTGCGCCGATTTCGGGAGTACGCCCCCACAGACAGCTGA
- the LOC118783317 gene encoding G-protein coupled receptor 87-like isoform X2: protein MSFNMTVEVSSSNRTSQETMVFTVVFPALYSILFMAGLVLNSLAAWIFFQIRSRSSFILYLKNITVADLLMTLTFPLSVVTEARLGPWWLDTWVCRYSAVLFYTSMYVSILFLGLISLDRYLKIVRPFGDSCFYSYTFTRVLSAGVWMGMAALSLPNVILTNGTPKQQHANNCTGMKSKLGLQWHAAISYINICIFAIVLVTLVASYISIYRHVHRSNAQFVSSAESKRSRPGQNISVVLVVFFVCFVPYHLWRIPFTLSQIDKHFSRTGEEVLMYGKKATLFLSACNVCLDPVIYFLMCKSFTRRLKAQLGIIRTSTFSDSGSQTMRTQVRRFREYAPTDS from the coding sequence ATGAGCTTTAACATGACCGTGGAGGTAAGCTCAAGCAACCGCACATCACAGGAGACCATGGTGTTCACAGTGGTCTTCCCTGCCCTGTACTCCATTCTCTTCATGGCGGGACTGGTGCTGAACTCCCTGGCTGCCTGGATCTTCTTCCAGATCCGCTCTCGCAGTAGCTTCATCCTCTACCTCAAGAACATCACAGTGGCCGACCTGCTAATGACACTGACCTTTCCACTGTCGGTGGTCACCGAGGCCAGGCTGGGGCCCTGGTGGCTGGACACCTGGGTTTGCCGCTACTCTGCCGTGCTCTTCTACACCAGCATGTATGTCAGCATCCTGTTCCTCGGCCTCATCAGCCTGGACCGCTACCTGAAGATCGTGCGGCCCTTCGGAGACTCCTGCTTCTACAGCTACACCTTCACCCGGGTGCTCTCGGCAGGAGTCTGGATGGGCATGGCAGCCCTCTCGCTGCCCAACGTTATCCTGACTAACGGCACTCCCAAGCAGCAGCACGCCAACAACTGTACTGGCATGAAGAGCAAGCTGGGCCTGCAGTGGCACGCTGCCATCTCGTACATCAACATCTGCATCTTTGCCATAGTGCTGGTCACCCTGGTGGCCAGCTACATCTCCATCTACCGGCACGTCCACCGCTCCAACGCCCAGTTCGTCAGCTCGGCCGAGAGCAAGCGCTCGCGGCCCGGCCAGAACATCtcggtggtgctggtggtgttcTTCGTGTGCTTCGTACCCTACCACCTGTGGAGGATCCCCTTCACTCTGAGCCAGATAGACAAGCACTTCAGTCGGACGGGGGAAGAGGTGCTGATGTACGGGAAGAAAGCCACGCTCTTCCTGTCCGCCTGCAACGTCTGCCTGGACCCTGTCATCTACTTCCTCATGTGCAAGTCTTTCACCCGCCGGCTCAAGGCGCAGCTGGGTATCATTCGCACCTCCACCTTCAGTGACTCCGGCTCACAAACCATGAGGACACAGGTGCGCCGATTTCGGGAGTACGCCCCCACAGACAGCTGA